One genomic segment of Chitinophagales bacterium includes these proteins:
- the sprA gene encoding cell surface protein SprA, whose amino-acid sequence MFKDIKYKLLTIAFSSVAIATMVSSYANKSGYRYRATLPALMKRAAADSSKQVKNRYPMKDRQGDFVTTQPKDPFYLQDPKNVVKSVEYDPQTGQYILTEKIGDQNYRPPTYLTYDEYLKFTEKQERDAYWKSRSNALGLVEDKGLLPPIQVKKKFFDKLFGGSKIEIRPQGNLELTLGANYQTVANPNIPIRNRKTGGFDFDMNINVNVVGKIGDKLQLGVKYNTQSGFDFENQLKLEYAGDEDDIIKKIEAGNVSMSLPTRLIQGSQSLFGFKTQLQFGRLTWTSLISQQRSKRESVVIESGAQRQNFEVKADQYEDNRHFFLSQYFRDQYDYALSTLPVIRSNINITRLEVWVTNRTGQTQGVRDVVAFQDLGEINPYSPHIQSTGGGDGRARNEINNLYPRLLANPNIRFVDKIVTELTGPNFNLVQVQDFEKTYARKLDPKDYNFNPQLGYISMNTLIQPNEVLAVAFQYEFNGQVFQVGEFANQVPPDSSTTSKVLFLKMLKSTSARPTLPIWDLMMKNIYSLGAYQLSNEDFRLDIYYNDPGGGEKRYMPKGNIKGKQLIKLLNLDNVNMNGDPQADGLFDFLPGITILTQNGRLIFPVKEPFGSNLKSKFIEAGDASIADQYTYQQLYDSTKFRAQQFPEFNRFVVRGQYKGVNSSEIRIGFGNVPRGSVVVSVGGQRLVEDQDYTVEYTSGIVRITNQSVLNSGQKVQIDFENNNQFGIQQRSMFGTRLDFRVNPKFNIGGTVMHLRERPFSFKVNLGDDPIANTIMGLDLSYQTNLPWLTKALDKLPIYSTKEMSTLNAYGEVAYLKPGHQKAIQNSDGQAQVYVDDFEGTTISYPLTTPASSWKIASTPRNMPNAQGLEKFPESHFVSDSTYGFNRAKIAWYRIDNSFFNTSNTQTKAVHGCKECISNHLVRLIPQQEVFPNRPGQTIDQNLYTFDISYYPRQRGPYNFEASPSPTVRNGKVISYGVNNDGSLKEPQTRWAGLMRAIDNNDLEANNVEFIEFWMLDPFVYNKSSTGGKLYFHLGNISEDILRDSRMQFENGLACDSNILDRTAWSRVPKLPPLVNAFDNDPNTRPCQDVGLDGLPDDVEKEHHADFLNKVGAFLNPDALAALQNDPASDNFRFFLDGTFENERNIIPRYKDYNSPQGNSPVQSGNSGQTNAGTNLPDNEDLNKDFSLNENEEYFQYEIDMSPQALEDEQNPYVISRLRYPAKSFNGVPEPEWTWYQFRIPINNYKTRVGNIPDFKSIQFVRMVAADFQDSVTMRFGTLELVRNQWRTYNKPLNDPTDQIPSDNGSNTKFLVSSVGVEENSGKEPVNYVMPPNLQREQGIGAQTNQYIQLNESALSTTVRNLKDGDLRAVFKNMSIDLRRYKKLRMAIHANEVLDSETGPVRDNEVVAFIRMGSDFKDNYYQYEIPLKITPNNSKYNPDSDNDRKLVWPDSNQMVLNLKEFVQLKQTRNLTAGYPRDIPYTVVNSQGHQISIIGNPDIGAIKTVMLGLKNPAQTDKNNPLKDKDDGLAKSIEVWFNEMRASDFDEFGGAAAIGNVQIKLADLGIVNVSAAMHTRGFGQIEQKIDQRYKDNFWQYDVNATLQLGRFLPTKAGFQLPFYGGIAQTFSTPEFDPYQLDIPTNDYIKAIKEAYGSDSARRYKSQIQTITTRKGWNFSNVRIVPQTKQKKPRIYDPGNWNFTYAYTEQVSSDPFIEKNSKKNYIGQIAWNFAPQSKELYPFRKLIKSKSKWLDIFRDINFNFIPSALGVTNDWNREFGEIKLRPLGEADYAIPSTYFKFFKWNRSYTLNYNPFKSLSIQYSATNNSRVDEPDGPLDTKAKRDTMWDNFWKGGRNTNFTQSLSASYNLPINKIPAFDFINANMSYASTYNWMALPQVKNDEGKWVINPMGNTINNSQSNRGKVDLDFRKLYNKSPFLKVYNTPNPNLGDAKAIKTKKEAAIKARQKLKDEIAKLKERRKKLKADFKILKADMQMDTARKAREIKRLTTELKANKGAIKQKKHDYRNKQLPSDPFISLALRPLLMIKRVSLEIKQNAATTLPGFQGYSRLLGNDHKMMAPGFDFVFGNQPGFNLFTGIDQYDANARDQWLNRAASKGWVTRDTLLNQKFTQTRSERIDFTASLEPAPDLRIEVKMFREKSIAHSQYFKAIDNVTGEIQHLNPIDIGSYTISYLPVKTMFQKIDAKGLSDVYRTFEANRSIISRRLQAQNENSQGNFSVRDTSGAVKENPNYAYGYGPKSQEVLIPAFLAAYFGKDANKVNLNSFKTFPLPNWNISYSGLNKFKWIQKVVQNISITHGYSSTLTVSSFQTNLDYRGSGALDGGNRIDTLNGNFYPLYAIPNIVMNESFSPLIGIDMTFKNNVQARFDYKKSRTITMNFYDYQLVEQNNEQFTFGAGYKIRGLKLPIKFRGKRIRLDNDLNFRFDFSYRDNITVNHRIDGDLPQITNGSTTYSIQPSIDYVISQRLNIRIFVDYNKTIPKISTGFPTTNTRGGVTLRFTLGQ is encoded by the coding sequence TTGTTTAAAGACATAAAATATAAATTACTAACCATTGCTTTTTCATCGGTTGCAATAGCAACAATGGTGAGCAGTTATGCCAATAAATCGGGCTACCGATACCGCGCCACCTTGCCGGCATTGATGAAGCGAGCCGCTGCCGACTCTTCTAAGCAGGTAAAGAATCGCTACCCGATGAAAGACCGCCAAGGCGATTTTGTTACAACCCAACCTAAAGACCCTTTTTACCTGCAAGACCCTAAGAATGTTGTGAAATCGGTAGAGTACGATCCACAAACCGGGCAATATATCCTTACCGAAAAAATAGGAGACCAAAATTACCGCCCGCCCACATACCTTACATACGATGAGTATTTAAAATTTACCGAAAAGCAAGAACGCGATGCCTATTGGAAAAGCCGCAGCAATGCATTGGGTTTAGTAGAAGATAAAGGACTGCTTCCTCCAATTCAGGTAAAAAAGAAATTTTTCGATAAATTATTTGGCGGAAGCAAAATTGAAATTCGCCCACAGGGAAATTTAGAACTTACACTCGGAGCCAATTACCAAACAGTTGCCAATCCCAATATTCCAATCCGAAATAGGAAAACAGGTGGTTTCGATTTCGATATGAATATCAACGTAAACGTGGTTGGTAAAATTGGCGATAAGCTACAATTGGGTGTAAAGTATAATACACAAAGTGGTTTCGATTTCGAAAATCAATTGAAGTTGGAATATGCCGGAGATGAAGACGACATCATAAAAAAGATTGAAGCCGGAAACGTAAGCATGAGTTTGCCAACGCGCTTAATTCAAGGAAGCCAATCGCTTTTTGGATTTAAAACACAATTGCAGTTTGGAAGACTTACTTGGACCAGCTTAATTTCGCAACAGCGTTCCAAACGCGAATCTGTAGTGATAGAAAGTGGCGCACAACGCCAAAATTTTGAAGTAAAAGCCGACCAATACGAAGATAACCGACACTTCTTCCTAAGCCAATATTTTCGCGACCAATACGATTATGCCCTTTCAACCCTACCGGTAATTCGTTCTAATATAAATATTACACGTTTAGAAGTGTGGGTAACCAACCGCACAGGGCAAACGCAAGGTGTACGCGATGTAGTGGCATTCCAAGATTTGGGAGAAATAAATCCGTATTCACCACACATTCAATCTACCGGAGGAGGCGATGGCAGAGCACGAAACGAAATAAACAATCTATATCCGCGCTTGCTGGCAAATCCCAATATCCGCTTTGTAGATAAAATAGTTACAGAACTTACCGGCCCTAATTTTAACTTAGTACAAGTACAAGACTTTGAAAAAACATACGCCCGTAAGCTCGATCCCAAAGACTATAATTTTAATCCGCAGTTGGGTTACATTTCCATGAACACTCTAATCCAGCCCAATGAAGTGTTGGCCGTAGCCTTTCAATATGAATTTAACGGACAGGTTTTCCAAGTGGGCGAATTTGCCAACCAAGTGCCGCCAGATAGCAGCACCACCAGCAAAGTGCTGTTCTTGAAGATGCTAAAAAGCACCTCTGCTCGCCCCACACTACCAATTTGGGATTTAATGATGAAAAATATTTACTCACTTGGAGCATACCAGTTGAGTAACGAAGATTTTAGACTGGATATTTACTACAACGATCCGGGCGGTGGCGAAAAACGCTATATGCCCAAAGGAAACATAAAAGGCAAGCAACTTATTAAATTGCTTAACCTCGATAACGTAAATATGAATGGCGACCCACAGGCCGATGGACTATTTGACTTTTTGCCGGGCATAACCATTTTAACCCAAAACGGCAGGCTTATTTTTCCGGTAAAAGAACCTTTTGGCTCTAACCTTAAAAGTAAGTTTATTGAAGCAGGCGATGCTTCTATTGCCGACCAATATACCTACCAGCAATTATACGACTCCACAAAGTTTAGAGCACAGCAGTTTCCGGAATTTAACCGCTTTGTAGTTCGCGGGCAATATAAAGGTGTAAACAGCAGCGAAATAAGAATAGGATTTGGCAATGTACCGCGCGGCTCTGTGGTGGTAAGTGTTGGAGGGCAGCGATTGGTAGAAGATCAAGATTATACCGTAGAATATACTTCCGGTATAGTGCGCATTACCAACCAAAGCGTACTAAACTCAGGGCAAAAAGTACAAATTGATTTTGAAAATAATAACCAGTTCGGTATCCAGCAGCGCAGCATGTTTGGCACACGCTTAGATTTTAGAGTGAATCCAAAATTCAATATTGGAGGTACTGTAATGCATTTGCGCGAACGCCCGTTTTCATTTAAAGTTAATTTGGGAGATGACCCAATTGCCAACACCATTATGGGCTTAGATTTAAGCTACCAAACCAATTTGCCATGGCTCACAAAAGCACTAGATAAATTGCCTATTTATTCTACCAAAGAAATGAGTACGCTCAATGCTTATGGCGAGGTGGCATATCTAAAACCAGGACATCAGAAGGCTATTCAGAATTCCGATGGGCAAGCTCAAGTGTATGTAGATGATTTTGAAGGTACCACCATCAGCTATCCGCTTACAACTCCGGCCTCATCGTGGAAAATAGCCTCTACTCCGCGCAATATGCCTAATGCACAAGGCTTAGAAAAATTCCCCGAATCACATTTTGTAAGTGATTCTACGTATGGTTTCAACCGCGCCAAAATTGCATGGTATAGAATAGATAATTCCTTCTTCAATACTTCAAACACACAAACTAAAGCCGTACATGGTTGTAAAGAATGTATTTCTAATCACTTGGTGCGTTTAATTCCTCAACAAGAAGTGTTTCCTAACCGCCCGGGGCAAACCATAGACCAAAACCTTTACACTTTCGATATTTCGTATTACCCCCGCCAGCGTGGTCCTTACAATTTTGAAGCCAGCCCCAGCCCAACTGTTCGCAACGGAAAAGTAATTTCTTATGGTGTAAACAATGATGGTTCGTTGAAAGAGCCGCAAACCCGCTGGGCAGGTTTAATGCGCGCCATAGACAATAATGATTTGGAAGCCAACAACGTTGAATTTATTGAATTTTGGATGCTCGACCCATTTGTATATAACAAATCGAGCACAGGAGGAAAATTATATTTCCATCTCGGCAATATCTCTGAAGATATATTACGCGATTCGCGTATGCAGTTTGAAAACGGACTGGCCTGCGATTCTAATATCTTAGATCGCACAGCATGGTCGCGGGTGCCTAAATTGCCACCGTTGGTAAATGCCTTTGATAACGATCCCAATACGCGCCCTTGCCAAGATGTGGGTTTAGATGGATTGCCAGATGATGTAGAGAAAGAGCACCACGCAGATTTCTTAAATAAAGTAGGTGCATTTTTAAATCCCGATGCATTGGCAGCTTTGCAAAACGACCCTGCCAGCGACAACTTCCGATTCTTTTTAGATGGTACTTTTGAAAATGAGCGAAATATTATTCCGCGCTATAAAGATTACAACAGCCCGCAAGGAAACTCTCCCGTGCAAAGCGGCAACTCCGGGCAAACCAATGCAGGAACCAACTTACCCGATAATGAAGATTTAAACAAAGATTTTTCTTTGAATGAAAACGAAGAGTATTTCCAGTATGAAATAGACATGTCGCCACAGGCTTTGGAAGATGAGCAAAACCCCTATGTTATTTCGCGCTTGCGCTATCCTGCCAAATCCTTTAACGGTGTGCCTGAACCGGAATGGACTTGGTACCAATTTAGGATACCGATAAACAACTATAAAACTCGTGTGGGCAATATCCCCGATTTTAAAAGTATTCAGTTTGTGCGTATGGTAGCTGCCGATTTCCAAGATAGCGTAACCATGCGTTTTGGTACATTGGAGTTGGTACGCAACCAATGGAGAACATACAATAAGCCGCTCAACGACCCTACCGATCAAATTCCTTCAGATAATGGCTCTAATACCAAATTCTTGGTTTCTTCGGTGGGTGTAGAAGAAAATAGTGGTAAAGAACCTGTAAACTACGTAATGCCGCCAAACTTACAACGCGAGCAAGGTATTGGTGCGCAAACCAATCAATACATTCAGCTAAACGAATCGGCATTATCTACCACAGTGCGCAACTTAAAAGATGGCGATTTGCGTGCAGTATTCAAGAACATGAGTATAGATTTGCGCAGGTATAAAAAGTTGCGCATGGCTATTCATGCTAACGAGGTACTCGATTCCGAAACAGGACCGGTGCGCGATAATGAAGTGGTGGCTTTTATTCGTATGGGTTCCGATTTTAAAGACAACTACTACCAATACGAAATACCATTAAAAATTACTCCCAACAACAGTAAATACAATCCCGATAGCGATAACGACCGCAAATTGGTATGGCCGGATTCTAACCAAATGGTATTGAACTTAAAGGAGTTTGTGCAACTTAAACAAACCAGAAACCTTACCGCAGGCTACCCGCGCGATATTCCTTATACAGTTGTCAATAGTCAAGGGCATCAAATTTCTATTATTGGAAATCCTGATATTGGTGCTATTAAAACGGTGATGCTGGGCTTGAAAAATCCGGCACAAACCGATAAAAACAATCCATTGAAAGATAAAGACGATGGCTTGGCAAAATCAATAGAAGTGTGGTTTAATGAAATGCGGGCTTCTGATTTTGATGAGTTTGGCGGTGCAGCAGCTATTGGCAACGTACAAATAAAACTCGCAGATTTAGGTATTGTGAATGTAAGTGCAGCTATGCACACAAGAGGCTTCGGGCAAATTGAACAAAAAATAGACCAACGCTATAAAGATAATTTCTGGCAATACGATGTAAATGCCACTTTGCAGTTAGGTAGGTTTTTACCCACAAAAGCTGGTTTCCAGTTGCCATTTTACGGAGGTATAGCACAAACTTTCAGCACACCGGAGTTTGACCCTTACCAATTAGATATTCCAACCAACGATTATATAAAAGCCATTAAAGAAGCCTATGGTTCCGATTCTGCCCGCAGGTATAAATCGCAAATACAAACCATTACCACTCGTAAAGGATGGAACTTTAGCAATGTGCGAATAGTGCCGCAAACCAAGCAAAAGAAACCGCGTATTTACGACCCCGGTAACTGGAATTTTACTTATGCCTATACCGAACAAGTAAGTAGCGATCCATTCATAGAAAAAAATTCAAAGAAGAATTACATAGGGCAAATTGCATGGAACTTTGCTCCGCAATCTAAAGAGTTGTATCCATTCAGGAAGCTTATTAAATCGAAATCGAAGTGGCTAGATATTTTCCGCGATATAAACTTCAACTTTATTCCTTCGGCATTGGGTGTTACCAACGATTGGAATCGCGAGTTTGGCGAAATAAAACTGCGGCCGCTAGGCGAAGCAGATTATGCCATTCCTTCCACATACTTTAAATTCTTTAAGTGGAATAGAAGTTATACATTAAACTACAATCCATTCAAATCGCTTAGCATACAATACAGCGCCACCAATAATTCAAGGGTTGATGAGCCGGATGGTCCGTTGGATACCAAGGCCAAGCGCGATACTATGTGGGATAATTTTTGGAAAGGCGGACGGAACACAAACTTTACCCAAAGCCTTTCTGCCAGCTATAATTTGCCGATAAACAAAATTCCAGCATTCGATTTTATCAATGCCAATATGAGCTATGCCTCTACCTACAATTGGATGGCATTGCCGCAAGTTAAAAACGATGAAGGAAAATGGGTGATAAACCCAATGGGTAATACCATCAATAATTCGCAAAGCAATAGAGGAAAGGTAGATTTAGATTTCAGAAAACTCTACAACAAATCGCCATTCTTAAAAGTGTACAACACACCTAATCCGAATTTGGGCGATGCCAAAGCCATTAAAACCAAAAAAGAAGCCGCCATTAAAGCTCGGCAGAAGCTAAAAGATGAAATTGCTAAGTTGAAAGAACGCAGAAAGAAACTGAAAGCAGATTTCAAAATCTTGAAAGCAGATATGCAAATGGATACAGCCAGAAAGGCTCGTGAAATTAAGCGACTTACTACGGAATTAAAGGCAAACAAAGGAGCAATTAAGCAGAAAAAGCACGATTACAGAAACAAGCAATTGCCATCAGATCCATTTATTTCATTGGCACTGCGTCCGCTATTGATGATTAAGCGAGTAAGTTTAGAAATAAAACAAAATGCCGCCACCACATTGCCGGGCTTCCAAGGATATAGCCGCCTTTTAGGAAACGACCATAAAATGATGGCACCGGGATTTGACTTTGTTTTTGGTAACCAACCCGGCTTTAATTTGTTTACAGGAATAGACCAATACGATGCCAATGCGCGCGACCAATGGCTAAACCGAGCAGCATCTAAAGGGTGGGTTACGCGCGATACATTGCTCAATCAGAAATTTACGCAAACACGTAGCGAAAGAATAGATTTTACGGCCTCATTAGAGCCTGCACCGGATTTAAGAATAGAAGTAAAAATGTTTAGAGAAAAGAGCATTGCACATTCGCAATACTTTAAAGCCATAGACAATGTTACGGGCGAAATTCAGCACTTAAATCCAATAGATATTGGAAGCTATACTATTTCGTATTTGCCGGTAAAAACCATGTTCCAAAAAATTGATGCCAAGGGTTTGAGCGATGTGTATAGAACCTTCGAAGCCAACCGTTCCATTATATCGCGCAGGTTGCAGGCACAGAACGAAAATTCGCAAGGCAATTTTTCTGTGCGCGATACAAGCGGAGCTGTGAAGGAAAACCCTAATTATGCGTATGGCTACGGACCAAAATCGCAAGAGGTGCTTATTCCTGCATTCTTGGCTGCTTATTTTGGAAAGGATGCCAATAAAGTAAATTTGAATTCATTTAAAACATTCCCATTGCCTAATTGGAACATTAGTTACAGCGGTTTGAATAAATTTAAGTGGATACAAAAAGTAGTGCAAAATATAAGTATTACCCATGGTTATAGCAGCACACTCACGGTAAGCAGTTTCCAAACCAATTTAGATTATCGCGGATCGGGCGCTTTAGATGGCGGCAACAGGATAGATACACTTAACGGCAATTTTTATCCATTGTATGCCATTCCAAACATTGTAATGAATGAATCTTTTTCGCCTTTAATTGGTATTGATATGACATTTAAAAACAATGTGCAGGCGCGTTTCGATTACAAGAAATCGAGAACCATAACCATGAATTTTTACGACTATCAGTTAGTAGAGCAAAACAATGAACAGTTTACATTTGGCGCTGGTTACAAAATTCGTGGTTTAAAACTGCCTATAAAGTTCCGCGGTAAACGTATTCGCTTAGATAACGATTTGAATTTTAGGTTCGATTTCAGCTACCGCGACAATATTACGGTGAACCACCGCATAGATGGCGATTTACCGCAAATTACCAATGGTAGCACCACATATTCTATACAGCCTTCTATAGATTACGTTATCAGCCAAAGGCTCAACATTAGAATCTTTGTAGATTACAATAAAACTATACCTAAAATTTCAACCGGATTCCCAACTACCAATACGCGGGGCGGTGTTACATTAAGATTTACGCTTGGGCAGTAA
- the ruvA gene encoding Holliday junction branch migration protein RuvA, translating into MIAYLSGKLTFKSPTYVIVENGGIGFKVNISLHTFSAIQQVEAVQLYTSLIVKNEGQSLSGYELFGFAEESEKDLFELLISVSGVGASTARVMLSGHKPDDIKHAILTENEALIQSIKGIGPKTAKRIILELKDKVAKTGSTAGSTLTIASHNSAREEALYALIALGYQKAQAEKVLMKIAAANSGATVENLIKEALRNL; encoded by the coding sequence ATGATAGCTTATCTGAGCGGCAAACTTACGTTCAAATCTCCTACCTATGTAATTGTGGAAAATGGCGGTATTGGGTTTAAAGTAAACATCAGTCTGCATACATTTTCGGCAATTCAACAGGTGGAGGCTGTGCAGCTTTATACCTCGCTTATAGTAAAAAACGAAGGGCAGAGTTTAAGTGGTTATGAGTTGTTTGGGTTTGCAGAAGAGAGCGAAAAAGATTTATTTGAATTGTTGATTTCAGTAAGTGGAGTAGGCGCTTCTACTGCGCGCGTAATGCTTTCAGGGCACAAACCCGATGATATTAAGCATGCCATTCTTACCGAAAACGAGGCGTTGATTCAAAGCATTAAAGGCATTGGTCCCAAAACCGCCAAGCGCATTATTTTAGAATTGAAAGATAAAGTAGCCAAAACGGGCAGTACTGCCGGTTCTACTTTAACAATTGCTTCGCACAATAGCGCCCGCGAAGAAGCGTTATATGCCCTCATTGCGCTGGGCTATCAAAAAGCACAAGCAGAAAAAGTATTGATGAAAATAGCTGCTGCCAATTCGGGAGCAACGGTGGAGAATTTAATAAAAGAAGCATTAAGAAATTTGTGA
- a CDS encoding glycosyltransferase family 2 protein produces the protein MHKVSAAIIAFNEEKHIARTIASLQNTVDEIVVVINDNSTDKTEEICRSLGVKMFKHQFENYGKQKQFATAQTSHNLVLSIDADEAIDSVLQQEIAQLKTAQIADAYTLNIKNFYCGRWMRFGGINSTKRLRIFNKQCGNWNAADVHEKIEMKPAANIQHLEGSILHIAYESQSEHWQKLQRYAVLNGLQLAAKSTSGLLFKMLFSPVSKFITSYFLKLGFLEGKQGLQFALFMSIETWLKYKEALQFKQKNND, from the coding sequence ATGCATAAAGTTTCGGCAGCCATTATTGCTTTTAACGAAGAAAAACACATTGCGCGTACCATTGCATCGCTGCAAAACACGGTGGATGAAATTGTGGTGGTTATCAACGATAATTCAACCGATAAAACCGAAGAAATTTGCCGCTCGCTAGGTGTAAAAATGTTTAAGCATCAGTTTGAAAATTATGGAAAGCAGAAGCAGTTTGCTACCGCCCAAACTTCGCACAACTTAGTGCTAAGTATTGATGCCGATGAAGCTATAGACAGTGTTTTGCAACAAGAGATAGCACAACTTAAAACTGCACAAATTGCCGATGCATATACTTTGAATATCAAGAATTTTTACTGCGGTAGATGGATGCGCTTTGGAGGCATAAATTCTACCAAACGCTTACGGATATTCAATAAGCAATGTGGCAATTGGAATGCAGCCGATGTGCATGAAAAAATTGAAATGAAGCCTGCTGCCAATATTCAACATTTAGAAGGAAGCATTCTGCATATTGCTTACGAAAGTCAGAGCGAACATTGGCAAAAGTTGCAGCGCTATGCTGTATTAAACGGACTTCAACTTGCTGCAAAATCTACTTCGGGATTACTGTTTAAGATGCTTTTTAGCCCTGTTTCAAAATTTATTACTTCTTATTTTTTAAAACTTGGATTTTTAGAAGGAAAGCAAGGCTTGCAGTTTGCCCTTTTCATGAGTATAGAAACATGGTTGAAGTACAAAGAAGCACTACAATTCAAGCAGAAAAACAACGATTAG
- a CDS encoding O-antigen ligase family protein, with the protein MKNFRNISERVLLLSLLCIFIGFTASRALLSIGMAGVLLAGILNYKEVGRDTFLRGEWWSITVLFWGVVFSGCWSSNTAVWLNFVRIHLPFLLLPLGFAMFKPLQAVQFRSIMWLYVAVFTVSVVFVLGNYLLHFHEVNHQIIIGGTIPMPFSHIRYALLVVMAFFAALWLAASSRGVEHKIAFSIALFLLVMVHVLSVRSAIFSLYAGLLVFLCAYAKQWGYRRTGMLFLGLIVVVVILFTSIPSLENKVKYMRYDIMKYTEAQHLDASDGMRIRSWKAAVSVAQEQSFFGVGYGDVYDAMQAWYIQHFPDLQQTQQKLPHNQILWWWVTLGWLGAVLSVGALLFPLFKFWSKSNWLFKVFYMVLFTSFLWEPTLEEQMGTGLCVVWLVLLIHHVSGKENA; encoded by the coding sequence TGGCGGGCGTATTGCTGGCGGGCATTCTTAACTATAAAGAAGTTGGTAGGGATACTTTTCTTAGAGGAGAATGGTGGAGTATTACAGTGCTTTTTTGGGGTGTGGTATTTTCGGGGTGCTGGAGTTCCAATACCGCAGTGTGGCTTAATTTTGTGCGCATTCATCTGCCATTTTTATTGTTGCCACTGGGTTTTGCAATGTTTAAGCCTTTACAGGCAGTACAGTTTAGAAGTATAATGTGGTTGTATGTAGCAGTTTTTACTGTAAGCGTAGTATTTGTTTTGGGTAATTACCTGCTGCATTTTCACGAAGTGAATCATCAAATTATTATTGGTGGCACCATTCCCATGCCATTTAGCCACATTAGATATGCGCTGCTAGTGGTAATGGCATTTTTTGCAGCATTGTGGCTGGCTGCAAGCAGCAGGGGAGTTGAGCATAAAATTGCTTTTTCAATAGCATTGTTTTTGTTGGTTATGGTACATGTTTTAAGTGTGCGTAGTGCTATATTTTCGTTGTATGCAGGTTTGCTTGTTTTTTTGTGTGCGTATGCAAAGCAGTGGGGTTACAGGCGAACAGGGATGCTGTTTTTGGGGTTAATAGTTGTTGTAGTTATCTTGTTTACTTCTATTCCGAGTTTGGAGAATAAAGTAAAATATATGCGGTACGATATAATGAAATATACCGAGGCACAGCACTTAGATGCTTCAGATGGTATGCGCATTCGTTCGTGGAAAGCTGCGGTTAGCGTGGCGCAAGAGCAGTCGTTTTTTGGCGTTGGTTATGGAGATGTGTACGATGCCATGCAAGCTTGGTACATACAGCATTTTCCCGATTTACAGCAAACACAGCAGAAACTTCCACACAACCAAATATTGTGGTGGTGGGTAACTTTAGGTTGGTTGGGTGCTGTACTGTCGGTAGGAGCATTGCTGTTTCCTTTGTTTAAATTTTGGAGTAAGAGCAACTGGCTGTTTAAAGTATTTTACATGGTGTTGTTTACTTCATTTTTATGGGAGCCAACACTCGAAGAGCAAATGGGAACAGGTCTTTGCGTAGTTTGGTTGGTATTGTTAATTCACCACGTTTCAGGAAAAGAAAATGCATAA